From a region of the Candidatus Eisenbacteria bacterium genome:
- a CDS encoding ester cyclase: MTKIRVYNFALSGILAALVFGTAQVGAAENDKWPSTKVGNSTPKVPGMPTVLAKNLANFDDLDFRVYTNQQWQDLHKSHTKDVIVHWPDGHTTQGIEKHIEDLKYMWTFAPDNRITEHPVRFGTQDGQWTAVTGWLEGTFTKPMVLPDGKTIEPTGKAYRIPMATLGHWNKDGIMFEEYLFWDNGEFMKQIGLGN, translated from the coding sequence ATGACCAAGATACGCGTCTACAACTTTGCGCTCAGTGGGATCCTTGCTGCGCTCGTGTTTGGTACTGCCCAAGTAGGCGCGGCCGAGAACGACAAGTGGCCCAGTACCAAGGTAGGCAATTCAACCCCTAAGGTTCCGGGCATGCCGACCGTACTGGCGAAGAATCTGGCAAACTTTGACGACCTCGACTTCCGCGTCTACACGAACCAGCAGTGGCAGGACCTCCACAAGTCCCATACGAAGGACGTGATCGTTCACTGGCCAGATGGCCACACGACGCAGGGAATCGAGAAGCACATCGAAGATCTGAAGTACATGTGGACGTTCGCACCCGACAATCGGATCACGGAGCACCCGGTCCGATTCGGTACTCAGGACGGACAGTGGACAGCGGTCACGGGTTGGCTGGAGGGGACCTTCACCAAACCGATGGTTCTCCCTGACGGAAAGACCATCGAGCCAACCGGGAAGGCGTACCGGATTCCGATGGCGACCCTGGGCCATTGGAACAAGGACGGCATCATGTTCGAAGAGTATCTGTTCTGGGACAACGGAGAATTCATGAAGCAAATCGGACTCGGCAACTGA